GTAGTTCCTGGACCACTTTTTCTGCTTCTCCCACAGGTTCTTAGTCTGATATTCAGACTCCATTCTGTTAATGAATTCAGCTTTCATATCTGTATGATACTTACTCTACTATTCATGTGTTCCATTTGCTTTGCTCTCTGAACTCTCCTCATTTCTAGGACctgctgtcttttcttttgtaaCCATGCTTTAAATACGATgtcattctcctttttcttttctttctccttttctattttccgTTGTTCTTCCTGGAGGGAAGAATATCAAAAGGCATTAGTGGAAGATTTAAAAATCGTGTATGAGTTAGAGTAGAGAgatatattttgagaaattagAATTCCATGAAAATTGGgcttccttaaaaaacaaaaaaaacaagcccTCTAatttgcttaggaaaaaaaaaaagaagatttttttttcaaataaattaaactatTACGATAAAGTCTACAATTACACAGATATATGACACATCTATACTGTTTAAGAATTCCTGGGGTCTCTCCTTCACTTCCTAGTTTAGTTTTGGTATGAAACTCTCACATCAAGGTTACATTCAgcagtcacttaacttctctgcgtctcacctttaaaatgaaaggatCTAATGAAATCATCACTGACATCTTCTCTAGTTCTAAGACCGGTCATTCATTACTGTGCTTTGCAAGCCTGACGAGAAAGGACCAAGGTAATCATGGTGTTTGTACCATAAATACACATGCTTAACACTTAACCACTGAATCTAACCATAGAAAAGCAAAACAGGCAAGCAAATATATCCAATTCTTTGAAGAACTGTTTCAATTTCTACTACACTTGTAAACCATGAAAATGTATTCTACTTTCTATCCAATGCCCACTTACGCTCTCACCTCTCTCTTTAGCTTTTCTCTCTTGTGTTCGAGCTGTTTTTGCAGTTCCTTCTGTCGAGGGGAAAGACAGTAGGTTGAGGTCACTGGACATACACTCGCAGATTGCGTCCTATGACTTGATGTCCCACTCCCCTTACTCAGATCTGAGTTGGCAGCAGAGCTTGGCCCAGTCTTGGGGTTGGGTGGTGGCTGAGGGAGAAAAGCCAGGACCTCTGCTGCTGAGGAGCCATGAATTCTTGCTGTAGGCTCTTCATTCTTGACACCGCTGACAGATGAATTGGAAGATCCAGGCGACAACTGCTGAGGTTCATTTTCTGTACTGTCAACATTGTTAATGGGGGGCAAAAACCCCTGACTTTCAATGTCTTGTAAATTTAGAAGTTCAAACTTTCCATCTCTCTCTACTAGTATCTTCCCGTCCTTGTTTTCTTCACAGCTTCCATCAGCAAGTGACAGGAGCACATTTTCTTGTCCAAATTCACTGGAAATATATAACTGCGACAGTTTTCCAGACACATTACTCTCACTTTCTAAACAATTTTTGTAGTTATCAGTGTCTTCCAGTGGAGGAACTTCCAGATCAACTAATTTGTCCTTGAACTTTAGTTTTCGCTCTCTTTTATGATTCACGGGTTCTTGATTCTGTAGAAGCTGGTTGGCTTGTATAATTTTCTCCACAATGTATCTCTTTActtcctcatcctcatcctcctCCAGGTCTTTCTGGCTTTCCAGTCTGGATTCCTGGAAAGAGTTGTCACTATCTGAATCTGATACGGGATCCAAAGGCTGACTACTCGGCACAGAAATGAAGTCCTCTCTTCTTGGTGAAACCTCATCGTTCAAAGATGTGTCAGGATTAGAAAGCTGTCTGGTGTGCTCTAGttctgtttcattctcttttaattcttGGTTAATAGTCTCTTCATTCTCACAAGCCATcttaagaaaaagatataaagttttcttttcagtaaaaatTGAGatgctttgtccatttttatgtaGAAAACTCAGAATGGATTTTCAtattcatgtaatttattttatgaatgggAAAATGTATGTGCTTGTTGCTCgtattttacttataatattCTAACTCATATTTATGACCATCCCAGCGGAATACATGTGACAACAGCACTTCAGGAAAAATGTAACGCTAAATGTGAATTTGATGCTACTAAAGgctttgatatttaaaaaagttttatgcTCATGCATGAAAAGTTTACTATAAGTAACAcagtattattttcatatttctccctctgtaaaatttttctccctttatatt
This DNA window, taken from Rhinolophus ferrumequinum isolate MPI-CBG mRhiFer1 chromosome 22, mRhiFer1_v1.p, whole genome shotgun sequence, encodes the following:
- the CCDC181 gene encoding coiled-coil domain-containing protein 181; the encoded protein is MDENKDSDSKESEEYEDDFEKDLEWLINEKEKSDVSITEMACENEETINQELKENETELEHTRQLSNPDTSLNDEVSPRREDFISVPSSQPLDPVSDSDSDNSFQESRLESQKDLEEDEDEEVKRYIVEKIIQANQLLQNQEPVNHKRERKLKFKDKLVDLEVPPLEDTDNYKNCLESESNVSGKLSQLYISSEFGQENVLLSLADGSCEENKDGKILVERDGKFELLNLQDIESQGFLPPINNVDSTENEPQQLSPGSSNSSVSGVKNEEPTARIHGSSAAEVLAFLPQPPPNPKTGPSSAANSDLSKGSGTSSHRTQSASVCPVTSTYCLSPRQKELQKQLEHKREKLKREEEQRKIEKEKEKKKENDIVFKAWLQKKRQQVLEMRRVQRAKQMEHMNSREESRDPHQAFRLWLKKKHEERLKERRTEELRKQEECLFFLRGTEGRERAFKQWLRRKQIEKMLEQQVVKERARQLRLEAKRAKQSQRQRCNMSEGRSFRFTDDYN